The following is a genomic window from Hyphomicrobiales bacterium.
CACCGGTGCTCGACCCGGCAGCTGGACATGCGAGATGTCCGGACGGTTGTCCAGAGCAAATTCACCGACTTGGATGGAATCATCTGGCGCCACCCAAGTTGGTGAATTCGCTCGTCTATTTTTAGGCGCAGCAACATCGCGACGGAGGGAATTGCTCCATAGGGCCGGAACGGCGGAAACATCACGGCCCGGCAGAGGATCCCCGCGTCCCGCTCTCCTCGTTTCTAGCCGCGCCCCACGAGCGGCATCTTCGTGGCCATGACGGTGATGAACTGCACGTTCACGTCGAGCGGCAGGTTCGCCATGCCGAGCACGGCCTCGCCCACATGGGCCACATCCATGACGGGCTCGACGCGGACCGAACCGTCCGCTTGCGGCACGCCCGTGGTCATCCGCATCGCCATTTCCGTCGCGGCATTGCCGATGTCGATCTGGCCGCAGGCAATATCATATTTGCGCCCGTCGAGAGAGGTCGACTTGGTCAGGCCCGTGATCGCGTGCTTGGTCGCCGTATAGGGCGCGGAATTCGGGCGCGGAGCGGTGGCCGAGACGGAGCCGTTGTTGATGATCCGTCCGCCGCGCGGATCCTGATCCTTCATGATGCGGAAGGCTGCCTGGGTGCAGAGGAACGGGCCGGTGAGGTTGACGTCGACCACGTTCTGCCACTGCTCGACCGTGAGCTCCTCCAACGGGACGCCCGGCGCATTGACACCGGCATTGTTGAACAGCACGTCGAGGCGGCCGAAACGCTCCTTCACGATCTCGAACAAGGCGTTCACGGAAACCGCGTCGCTCACGTCCGTGGGCACCGCGAGAAGCTGCTCGGGCTGAGCCGCGAGGCTGATGGTCTCGTTCAACGCGTCGATGCGCCGTCCCGCCAGCACGACGGTGTAGCCATCCCGGGCGAAAGCGAGCGTTACCGCGCGCCCCACGCCGGAACCCGCCCCGGTCACCAGAGCTACCTTACTCCTAGCCATGCGTTCTCTCCCGATCGCCTTTTCAACGCGGCATGAGCCGCATTTATCGGACGGTCAGGAGGAGAGACGCAAGGCCGGTTACGCCTATGGGGGAAAATTCCGACCGGACACCGCTAAGGCAGGCCGCATGTGTCCACGGAAACCGTAGGGCCAAACTGGTCCTCGAAGGCACGCCGCAAGACGTCGTCCACTTCAGGCATCGTGATCGGAATGCCGAGATCCACCAGGCTGGTGACCCCATGCTGGGTAACGCCGCAGGGAACGATGCCTGAGAAATGCCCGAGGTCCGGTTCGACATTGAGGCTGATGCCGTGAAAGGTGACCCAGCGGCGCACGCGAATGCCGATGGCGGCTATCTTGTCCTCGGTCAAGGCCCCCTTGTCGGGCCGCCTCACCCAAACGCCGACCCGATCCTCGCGGCGCTCGCCACGGATGTTGAAGCCGTCCAGCGTCGCAATCAGCCATTGCTCCAGCGCCGAGACGAACAATCGCAGATCCTGGGCGCGTTGCTTCAGGTCCAGCATGACGTAGGCCACACGCTGGCCGGGCCCATGATAGGTATATTGCCCTCCCCGGCCGGTATGGTGCACGGGAAAGCGCGTGGGATCGACGAGATCGGCATCGTTGGCGGATGTGCCTGCCGTGTAGAGCGGCGGATGCTCGATGAGCCAGACGCATTCGCTGGCGCGGCCTTCGGCGATCGCGGCGACCCGCGCCTCCATCGCGGCCATCGCCACCTCGTAGTCGACCAAACCCTCAGTGACGATCCATGCGACGGGCGCTCCCGCCGTCGACCGCATCATCGTACCCGCCAGGCTGTCGCGGGTCTGTCCTAAAGTTGTCATGCCATTCTGTTCGGATTGAAGTCTGAGGAACCGCCACGAAGACAGCAGTCCACTTCCCGATTCCCGTTTTGCATCCGGATGGCCCGCTCACGTGAATCGCGACGCGCGATCGCACTTCCCGGCGCCATCCGGACCTTCGCCACCCGCACTCTGGGGCGATTCCATTCTTGTCAAATTGGGCTTCAATCAAGCTTTCCACAAGCCCCGATCTCGAGCTGGAGCGCAGCAGAACGAAGGCTGGCAAGGCTTTGCGCCGAGGACCGAGGCGACAATCGACAAGAAAGCGCAAGAACTCTTCACGAAAGCGTCTTGAGGCTCTTGTAGGCTCCCGATCGATCTGTTAGATCCACGCTCGCTTCGGTGATCAACCGCCGAAGCAATGCGGTCGTGGCGGAACTGGTAGACGCGCTACCTTGAGGTGGTAGTTCCCAAAAGGAGTGGAGGTTCGAGTCCTCTCGACCGCACCAACCCCATCAGAGGGTTGGTGCAACGACCGAGACAACAGGGTGAGAGCGAGGCAATCGCCGGTAGCCCTGAAAGGTTGAAGCCGATCAGGATCAAGACCCGATCTGGCGCCGCCCATATCCCTTCAAATTCCAATAGCCCTTCAGGTATGTCTTCGCCGTCTCCCGCAGGCGATGGTGACCTCGCTCATAAAGAGCCTGGGCATAGGTGCGTGGCCTATCGGGACCGATCAGCACGGTTCCCATCGCCCTCGTCGCATTCCATAGCCCTTGCACGAGATGGCCATCCACGGTCGTGGCCGCGTCCATGACCGTTCCCTGGGCTTCGGCGCCATCTGCGCTTTCATCGTAGAATGCCTGCATGACGCGGAATTCCAGCACGAGCCCGGGACTGTAACGCCGGTAGGCCTCGTCATAGGCCGTCTTGGGCGTGAATATCGTATCGCCGGCAACAAGATTGAGGCTGACGGCAATCGGCTTGTCATCAAGCAGCAGGCTGTCTGTCACGGTCGTGAGGGACCGTTGCCCAGCCCTGAATGCGAGACGCGCAAAGCGCGCGTCCTGCGGCCGCGCCAGGAAGGAGCTGCCCGCCCGCCCCTTCCATCCCGCGTTCTCGATGGCGAGAAAATCTTCCGGGCGCTGTCGGATCTCTCCGGCATGGGTCGCTCGCTCGAAACGGAGCCTTCCCAATTCCTCAAGGCGGCGAATCGTGCGCCGGACATCCTTGAGGCGCGCCTTCGAAATGAACTGCCTGCAATGAGCCTCGAAGCCGCCCTCGGTTCGGGTCAATCGCGGCCTCTCATACTTATAGATCGGCCGCAGCACGAGCCCGTGCCGCGCCAGGACGCGGCTCCATGACGTCATCAGTGGGCCCTGCAGGCCGACATGGTTGAAGCGCCACAGGGACGGAAGCTTGCCGCGAGCGACGGCGGCGGCCCAACATTCCAACACGGCTTCGGCGTAATCCCTGTGAACCAGCGGCGTGCCGCAAAACTGGTAGAGATTGCCTGCCGCTATGGCCACGCCCCGTCCGCAAGGGCCGCGTCGACGGAAAGGAAACAGGCCGACCATTCGTCCTGCCGCCATCATCACCCCCATGCGGATCCTGATATGCCGGTCGATCGTCTGAAGCCCCGCAAGGACATAGGCGCGGCTATAGAAGGGATTAGGCTCCAACGCCTGGCGGGACAGTTCGTCCCAGCCTGCAGGGTCGAGATCCGCAATTTCCCCGACGTCGAGGCAAGTCAGGGTGATATCCGGCTGTGGCGCACCAACCGCCTGCGCCCGGAGAAGCCAGGGATCTTGCGACGTGCCCCCCTTGAGCGGGCCGGACACCCAGCTCATCGCCTCTCCCCCGGGGCCGGAACGGTGACAGCGGTCGCCGTTCTCGCGACGCCCCGTGCTGCGGGAACCACGAGCAATCCACCCCAGACCGGGAGGACGAGATCGAGGCGGCGATAGGCGACAGAAGCCATCAATACGCCGCGCAGGCCGAGCCCCAGGGCCATCGCCATGGCCGCCCCCATCGCCCCATAGACGGGTATCAGGACGAGATGTGCCAGAAGGCCGGCAGCCAGCGCCGTCATATAGATTCGCGCGCAGGCCCGCTCCTGGCCGAGCATGGTCAGGACATCCTCTCCGGGACCAAGCGCGGCCGCGATGACAAGAGCGGCGCACAAGACCGGAAGCAACCCGGACGCCGCCTTGAACTCCGCGCCGAAGAGGCCAAGAAGCGGCTCGCCCGCCAGCGAAAGGCAGACAGCGCCGAGGCCAACGAGGGCTGTCACGACAAGGGTCGCCCTCCCGATCAGCCGTTGCAGGCCAGCCCGGTCGCGCGATTCGCCCAGCACAGCGTAGGTCTGCGCGGTCACCGCCGACGTCGCATAGGGGACATAGCCGAGGATCTGGACAAGGCGTGTCGCGGCGAAATACAGCGCCGCCTCCCCGGCGGGCACGAAGATCGCGAGCACGATCATGTCCATGTTCTGAAACAGCACCTCCGCCGCTTCCACCCAGGCAATCGGCAAGGCGGTCCGCAGCCATTGCGTCCGGCGATACAGCGGTCGCGCCCCGCGCAACAGTGGCAGGACATGCGGGATGACGAGCCAGGCCTGAACCACGATGCTGGCGGCCAGCCCGCCGATCGTAAGACCGAGAACCGTGACCTCATTCGCGCCGGCGCCGAGCAGACTCACTGCACCGAGACCGGCGAGAAGCGCGAGATGGCGCAGGAGGAAGGCCGGCCCGATGCCGAGCACCGGCCTGTCGAGACCACGCGCGATCGCTTCGAGCAGATCCTGTATCGCCAGAAGCGGCACCGCGCTAAGGGCCATCGTACCGAGAACCACATAGCGGCCGTCGATGCCAACGAGCATCAGATGAAGCGCCAGGAGACCTCCGCCTGCAAGGACGATGGAGGTGATCAGCACCATGACCGCGGCCATTCGCAGGAGACCGAGCGCCAGATCCCCCGATCCGGCGGCGCGATAGACCGCCAGATTGCGATAGACGAGCTGGCTTGTACCGGCGGACGCCGCATGACCCAGCAGCAGCAGCCATACCAGAATGACGCCATAGCGCCCGAATTCATCCGGCCCGAGCATGCGAGCGGCCATGGCCTGGCCGGCGAAGCCGAGGGCCGCGCCCATCAAGCGGGCGCCCATCACAGTCGCCCCCTGCCGCGCCTTTCCGGAACCCATGCGAGGCGCCATGGCCAGTATCGAGGCGGCAACCCTGGCGCAGCGTTTCACAGCACCTGCACCGCATGATCGAACAGCGAGCACCAGGCGATCGCGCTGGCGGCACGTTGCCCGAAGCGCTCCCAGAGACGTTCACCAAGGAGATGGAGACGATGGCGGGCGAGCCTGATCTGGCTGACAATCGACCACAGACGGTCATTGCGCTTGATGAGGCGTTTCGCCATGCCTCTGGCCATGATGAAAGGCGCGAGCATGTGGCCAAGCGGGCTGAGGCCCACGACACTGTCAAACAGCGGAACCGGATTGGTCCATTCAAGCTTGTAGGGAAAATCGCCGACGCCCATGTCGATCGACGTCACGCCACAGGCGATGAGTTCGCGCATGAGTTCCTGCATGAGGATCGCCGTGAGGCTGTATCTTGCAGCGCGCCCCGGTGCGGTGGAGTTGATATACATCGAGTAATGTGAGCCGCAGAACGTGCCGCAAGCCGTGGCGACGATCTCCTCCCCGGCGTAGAGCGCGTGGAAGCAAAGCGCCGGGCGCTCAGCGCCGAACGACTGGCGCGACGCCTCAAGGAAGAAGGACACGACCTCCTCCCGCGCGAAGACATTGTCGATGCCCATCCGCGCAAAGCGCTGCCCACGTTGGGACAGAAAAGCCTCATGGATCGCGGCGAGCTCCGCGGACGTCGCCGCCCTCCTGAAAGCCAGCGGCCCGAACAGCTCTTTCAGCCGTCGTCTGCCGCGCTCGATGTTGGCACGGCGCTTGGCCCTGATGCGACGCGCGAAAGTGCCCTCGTCGATGGCGAGGCTGTAGAGATCATCCGACGCTCGCCAATGGGGCAGAACGAGCAACGGGTTTTGCCGCTCGAGCCACGTGGGCGGCAGGTTCTTCAGATTGACCAGATCGAGCCGCCCGATCTCCCGTCGCACAAGGTCAAATGCCCTGTGGAGCAGGGCATCGGACACCCGCGCGTCGGCTCCTCTCCCCATGATCAGGCAGCCGCTTCCGCCTAGCTCCGCGCCCACCAGCTGTGCCGTCGCCACACCGAAGCGCCGTGTGATGGCCAGCGGGAGCAAAGCAATCGGCCTTTGCCCCACGAAAAAGCCAACAGCCGCAATGGCGCGACGCTCGTCCGGCACGGTGGCGAGATAGGCCCGGAGAAAATCGAAGCGCTGGTATGGCGTGAGATAGCCGTCAGCTTCCAGTGTGCGCCAGGGGCCTTCAACTGATTGCATTGAGTGAAAGAGTTGCAGCTCGATCGGCACGGCACCCCCTCGATTGTCCCCACAGCGGGGCCTTCGAGGAAACACTACCTATGATTTGTTTCCGCATCCTTTCACAATCATAAGATGCATTAAAGCCAAAACGATCTGCTGGCAGCGCCATTGATTTGCCACATCAGTTTTGTCGTCGAAGCAAGGGTTGCTTCGCGCGAAGGGAGATGTCGGGATGGGATTGAGACCGCTGTGTGTGCTCGCGCTGTGCCTGGTCGTTGTCGCCTGCGCCGGCCCACGGTCGCGCTATCCCATCGAGGAAGCCAGCACCCGTGATGCGCCGGCTGCCGCGGCTGCGATCTCAGAGTTCCGACAAAGCCAGGGTCTCGGTCCGGTTGTTGTCGACAGCCGGCTGAATGAGGCAGCTCTCCAACAGGCGAAGGCCATGGCGGCGAGCGACACGCTGTCTCACACCGTCGCCGGGGATTTCTCCAGCCGCATGCAGGGCATGGGTTTCATCTGGGGCTACAGCGCGGAGAACCTTGGCATGGGCTATCGGGATCTCGCGGGCGCAATTCGCGGCTGGAAGGCCTCTTCCGGCCACCGGCAGAACCTCCTCCTGCCCCAGGCGACCCGTATTGGCCTCGCCCGGGCGCGAGGTGCCGGCAAGAACTACTGGGCCCTTGTTCTCGCGAGCCCGGACATGACTCCAGACGGCCGCCCGAAGCTTTAGCGCTGTCACATGGATCAGCTAGAGCTTGAAAAACGCCGTGGATAAGACACTGAGTGAGGCGAATGCAGCGCTCTGATTCCGTCTGAGTTCCGGCATTCCTCGCCCCACTCCCGAAAGCCGCAAGATACCGGATCCGAGTATGTCTGACGTCAGAGACACGACGGCTGAGGCGAACAGCTTTCGCAACACGGACGGGGAGATTTGGCCCTCCGTCATCGAGCGCGCCTCGACGGCCATACGCGCGGGGGACGGCGACGATCTGCGCGACCTGGTGGAAGACCTCCACGAGGCGGACGTTGGCTCCCTCCTCGAAGCCCTCCAGCCCGATGACCGTCCCCGGCTCATCAGCCTGCTCGGCAAGGACTTCGACTTCACGGCGCTCACCGAGGTCGATGATACCGTCCGCGAGGAAATCCTCGAGGAACTGTCGAACGACGAAGTCGCCGAGGGCGTTCGGGACCTCGACGTGGACGACGCCGTCTATATTCTTGAGGATCTCGACCATGACGACCAGGCCGAGATTCTGGAGAAGCTGCCGGCCCTGGAGCGGATCGCGCTCCAGCGCAGCCTCGACTATCCCGAGGAATCGGCCGGCCGCCGCATGCAGACGGACTGCATCGCCGTGCCCCCTTTCTGGAGCGTGCGGCAGACCGTCG
Proteins encoded in this region:
- a CDS encoding hypothetical protein (Evidence 5 : Unknown function); the protein is MMFPPFRPYGAIPSVAMLLRLKIDERIHQLGWRQMIPSKSVNLLWTTVRTSRMSSCRVEHR
- a CDS encoding NADP-dependent 3-hydroxy acid dehydrogenase YdfG produces the protein MARSKVALVTGAGSGVGRAVTLAFARDGYTVVLAGRRIDALNETISLAAQPEQLLAVPTDVSDAVSVNALFEIVKERFGRLDVLFNNAGVNAPGVPLEELTVEQWQNVVDVNLTGPFLCTQAAFRIMKDQDPRGGRIINNGSVSATAPRPNSAPYTATKHAITGLTKSTSLDGRKYDIACGQIDIGNAATEMAMRMTTGVPQADGSVRVEPVMDVAHVGEAVLGMANLPLDVNVQFITVMATKMPLVGRG
- the lipB gene encoding Octanoyltransferase — protein: MTTLGQTRDSLAGTMMRSTAGAPVAWIVTEGLVDYEVAMAAMEARVAAIAEGRASECVWLIEHPPLYTAGTSANDADLVDPTRFPVHHTGRGGQYTYHGPGQRVAYVMLDLKQRAQDLRLFVSALEQWLIATLDGFNIRGERREDRVGVWVRRPDKGALTEDKIAAIGIRVRRWVTFHGISLNVEPDLGHFSGIVPCGVTQHGVTSLVDLGIPITMPEVDDVLRRAFEDQFGPTVSVDTCGLP
- a CDS encoding GNAT family N-acetyltransferase, whose amino-acid sequence is MSWVSGPLKGGTSQDPWLLRAQAVGAPQPDITLTCLDVGEIADLDPAGWDELSRQALEPNPFYSRAYVLAGLQTIDRHIRIRMGVMMAAGRMVGLFPFRRRGPCGRGVAIAAGNLYQFCGTPLVHRDYAEAVLECWAAAVARGKLPSLWRFNHVGLQGPLMTSWSRVLARHGLVLRPIYKYERPRLTRTEGGFEAHCRQFISKARLKDVRRTIRRLEELGRLRFERATHAGEIRQRPEDFLAIENAGWKGRAGSSFLARPQDARFARLAFRAGQRSLTTVTDSLLLDDKPIAVSLNLVAGDTIFTPKTAYDEAYRRYSPGLVLEFRVMQAFYDESADGAEAQGTVMDAATTVDGHLVQGLWNATRAMGTVLIGPDRPRTYAQALYERGHHRLRETAKTYLKGYWNLKGYGRRQIGS
- a CDS encoding Lipopolysaccharide biosynthesis protein, giving the protein MAPRMGSGKARQGATVMGARLMGAALGFAGQAMAARMLGPDEFGRYGVILVWLLLLGHAASAGTSQLVYRNLAVYRAAGSGDLALGLLRMAAVMVLITSIVLAGGGLLALHLMLVGIDGRYVVLGTMALSAVPLLAIQDLLEAIARGLDRPVLGIGPAFLLRHLALLAGLGAVSLLGAGANEVTVLGLTIGGLAASIVVQAWLVIPHVLPLLRGARPLYRRTQWLRTALPIAWVEAAEVLFQNMDMIVLAIFVPAGEAALYFAATRLVQILGYVPYATSAVTAQTYAVLGESRDRAGLQRLIGRATLVVTALVGLGAVCLSLAGEPLLGLFGAEFKAASGLLPVLCAALVIAAALGPGEDVLTMLGQERACARIYMTALAAGLLAHLVLIPVYGAMGAAMAMALGLGLRGVLMASVAYRRLDLVLPVWGGLLVVPAARGVARTATAVTVPAPGERR
- a CDS encoding GNAT family N-acetyltransferase; this translates as MPIELQLFHSMQSVEGPWRTLEADGYLTPYQRFDFLRAYLATVPDERRAIAAVGFFVGQRPIALLPLAITRRFGVATAQLVGAELGGSGCLIMGRGADARVSDALLHRAFDLVRREIGRLDLVNLKNLPPTWLERQNPLLVLPHWRASDDLYSLAIDEGTFARRIRAKRRANIERGRRRLKELFGPLAFRRAATSAELAAIHEAFLSQRGQRFARMGIDNVFAREEVVSFFLEASRQSFGAERPALCFHALYAGEEIVATACGTFCGSHYSMYINSTAPGRAARYSLTAILMQELMRELIACGVTSIDMGVGDFPYKLEWTNPVPLFDSVVGLSPLGHMLAPFIMARGMAKRLIKRNDRLWSIVSQIRLARHRLHLLGERLWERFGQRAASAIAWCSLFDHAVQVL
- a CDS encoding SCP domain-containing protein; protein product: MGLRPLCVLALCLVVVACAGPRSRYPIEEASTRDAPAAAAAISEFRQSQGLGPVVVDSRLNEAALQQAKAMAASDTLSHTVAGDFSSRMQGMGFIWGYSAENLGMGYRDLAGAIRGWKASSGHRQNLLLPQATRIGLARARGAGKNYWALVLASPDMTPDGRPKL